One genomic window of Nitrospirota bacterium includes the following:
- a CDS encoding HEPN domain-containing protein, translating into MKDEARKFLEKAARTLRAAESLLRERDYESAAGRCYYAMLHAAQALLRERDLRYRKHASVHAAYGEAFAKTGLLDPKYHRWLLDAFADRLRGDYDVDVSFDKESVTKRIDQAREFLDAAQRFFDVGAS; encoded by the coding sequence ATGAAAGACGAGGCCCGTAAGTTCCTGGAGAAGGCGGCTCGCACACTGCGGGCGGCGGAGAGTCTTCTGCGGGAAAGGGACTATGAATCCGCCGCGGGACGCTGCTACTACGCGATGCTGCATGCGGCTCAAGCGCTGCTCAGAGAGCGGGACCTACGCTATCGCAAGCACGCCAGCGTTCACGCGGCATATGGAGAGGCCTTTGCCAAAACGGGACTCTTGGACCCCAAATACCATCGTTGGCTCCTGGATGCCTTCGCTGACCGCCTGCGCGGAGACTACGATGTGGATGTATCCTTCGACAAGGAATCCGTGACCAAGCGGATCGACCAGGCCCGTGAATTCCTGGACGCGGCTCAGCGGTTCTTCGATGTAGGCGCATCATGA
- a CDS encoding nucleotidyltransferase domain-containing protein, translated as MSEHIQRLLKELKEHLGQLYGARLRGVYLFGSYARGEADEASDMDVLIVLDRVDNYSQEIDRTGEVVSTLSLRSGVTISRVFASEQRWQTDQTNFFLNVREEAVPA; from the coding sequence GTGAGCGAGCATATTCAACGGCTTTTGAAGGAATTGAAAGAGCATCTTGGGCAGCTCTATGGAGCGAGGCTCAGGGGAGTGTATCTCTTCGGTTCCTATGCCCGTGGCGAGGCTGACGAAGCGTCAGACATGGATGTGCTGATCGTCCTGGACCGCGTGGACAACTACTCACAGGAGATCGACCGGACCGGCGAGGTGGTCTCGACGCTGTCGTTGAGGTCCGGCGTCACGATCAGCCGGGTGTTCGCCTCGGAGCAGCGCTGGCAGACGGACCAGACGAACTTCTTCCTCAATGTCCGAGAGGAAGCGGTTCCTGCATGA